One part of the Chryseobacterium mulctrae genome encodes these proteins:
- a CDS encoding acetyl-CoA hydrolase/transferase family protein has translation MYNYISAEEAVYTVKSGNRVFFHGSACTPNHLIDELARQSHRVDNVEIVSITQQGNVEVAKPEYKDKFFVNSLFVSTPVRDAVNSDRGDFVPVFLSEIPILFRKNILPLDVAFITVSPPDNHGFCTLGTSVDVARAAVDTAQTIVAIVNPLMPRTHGDGMIHISKIHKLVWHEEELPTVDYGAKVGPDEMLVGKNVAELIDDKSTLQMGIGTIPDAVLKCLGNHKDLGVHTEMLSDGVIDLIKNDVINNKYKGYHNNKTITSFCFGTKKLYDYVDDNTVFAFNDVSAVNFPINIMRNKKMVAINSAIEIDLTGQVCADSIGTMQYSGIGGQMDFMRGAALSEDGKPIIAITSRTKKGISRIVPFLKQGAGVVTTRGHIHWVVTEYGSVYLYGKNLRQRAQELISIAHPDDREMLERAAYERFKH, from the coding sequence ATGTACAATTATATTAGTGCAGAAGAAGCTGTATATACTGTAAAAAGCGGAAACCGTGTATTCTTTCATGGAAGTGCGTGTACTCCGAATCATTTAATTGACGAATTGGCAAGACAGTCTCACCGTGTTGATAATGTAGAAATTGTTTCTATTACACAACAGGGAAATGTAGAAGTTGCAAAACCTGAATACAAAGACAAGTTTTTCGTTAATTCTTTGTTTGTTTCCACACCGGTAAGAGATGCCGTAAATTCTGACAGAGGAGATTTTGTTCCTGTTTTTTTAAGTGAAATTCCGATTCTTTTCAGAAAAAACATTTTACCGCTTGATGTAGCATTTATTACGGTTTCTCCACCCGACAATCATGGTTTTTGTACATTGGGAACTTCTGTGGATGTTGCAAGAGCCGCAGTTGATACCGCTCAAACCATTGTTGCTATTGTTAATCCTTTGATGCCGAGAACGCACGGCGACGGAATGATCCACATCAGTAAAATTCATAAACTGGTTTGGCACGAAGAAGAACTTCCAACCGTTGATTACGGTGCAAAAGTAGGTCCGGACGAAATGTTGGTGGGTAAAAATGTTGCTGAGTTAATTGATGATAAATCTACACTTCAAATGGGAATTGGAACTATTCCCGATGCCGTTTTAAAATGTTTAGGAAATCACAAAGATCTTGGTGTTCATACCGAAATGCTCAGCGACGGAGTGATTGATTTAATTAAAAACGACGTTATCAACAATAAATATAAAGGTTATCACAATAATAAAACCATTACAAGTTTCTGTTTCGGAACTAAAAAATTGTACGATTACGTAGACGACAATACCGTTTTCGCATTCAATGATGTAAGTGCGGTGAATTTTCCGATCAATATCATGAGAAACAAAAAAATGGTTGCGATTAATTCTGCTATTGAAATTGATTTGACCGGACAAGTTTGTGCTGATTCTATCGGAACAATGCAATACAGCGGAATTGGTGGACAAATGGATTTTATGAGAGGTGCTGCCCTAAGCGAAGACGGAAAACCGATCATCGCCATCACTTCGAGAACAAAAAAAGGAATTTCCAGAATTGTACCATTCTTAAAACAGGGAGCGGGAGTCGTAACTACAAGAGGTCATATTCATTGGGTAGTAACAGAATACGGAAGCGTTTATTTATATGGAAAAAATCTTCGTCAGAGAGCTCAGGAATTAATCAGTATTGCACATCCCGATGACCGAGAAATGCTGGAAAGAGCAGCTTATGAGAGGTTTAAACATTAA